One part of the Arabidopsis thaliana chromosome 1 sequence genome encodes these proteins:
- a CDS encoding kinase family with ARM repeat domain-containing protein — protein MSINMRTLTQALAKTAAVIEKTVQTTVQEVTGPKPLQDYELLDQIGSGGPGLAWKLYSAKARDSTRPQQYPTVCVWVLDKRALSEARARAGLSKAAEDAFLDLIRADSGKLVRLRHPGVVHVVQALDENKNAMAMVTEPLFASVANALGNVENVDNVPKDLKSMEMSLLEVKHGLLQIAETLNFLHNNAHLIHRAVSPENVFITSAGSWKLAGFGFAISQAQDGNLDNLQSFHYSEYDVEDSILPLQPSLNYTAPELVRSKTSSAGVSSDIFSFGCLTYHLVARKPLFDCHNNVKMYMNTLNYLTNETFSSIPSDLVSDLQRMLSMNESYRPTALDFTGSSFFRSDTRLRALRFLDHMLERDNMQKSEFLKALSDMWKDFDSRVLRYKVLPPLCAELRNLVMQPVILPMVLTIAESQDKNDFELTTLPALVPVLSTATGDTLLLLIKRAELIINKTNAEHLVSHVLPLLLRAYNDNDVRIQEEVLKRSTSVAKQLDGQVVRQAILPRVHGLALKTTVAAVRVNALLCLAELVQTLDKLAVTEILQTIQRCTAVDRSAPTLMCTLAIANAILKQYGVEFTSEHVLPLIIPLLTAQQLNVQQFAKYILFVKDILRKIEEKRGVTVNDSGVPEVKPGCVADGLQFQTPTKKTEKVASAAKNSPAWDEDWALPTKISAPRDPGPANSPQFNNSTVQSQSSNRTSVPTTCPAVDLEWPPRQSFNATAQPANDETRINAAGTPTTPSFDELDPFANWPPRPNSASTASGGFHNSTTTQPPINNSGSGLRNNLTDGRQFQTTNNDFWAFESEPRNAVFWKQFIW, from the exons atgtcgaTTAATATGAGAACGCTAACGCAAGCACTAGCCAAAACGGCTGCAGTGATTGAGAAGACGGTTCAAACCACAGTCCAGGAGGTTACAGGTCCCAAACCTCTACAAGACTACGAGCTTCTCGATCAGATCGGTTCCGGTGGTCCTGGTCTCGCTTGGAAGCTTTACTCCGCCAAGGCACGTGACTCCACGCGGCCTCAGCAGTATCCAACAGTTTGCGTCTGGGTGCTTGATAAGCGCGCTTTATCTGAGGCTCGTGCTAGGGCGGGATTATCTAAAGCTGCTGAAGATGCGTTTCTCGATTTGATTCGTGCTGATTCGGGGAAGCTTGTGCGGTTGAGACATCCCGGTGTGGTTCATGTTGTTCAGGCGCTTGATGAGAATAAGAATGCTATGGCTATGGTTACGGAGCCGCTCTTCGCATCCGTGGCTAATGCGCTTGGGAATGTGGAAAATGTTGATAACGTTCCCAAAGATCTTAAGTCCATG GAGATGAGCTTGTTGGAGGTGAAGCATGGTCTTCTCCAAATTGCAGAGACATTGAACTTTCTTCATAATAACGCCCATCTTATTCATCGTGCTGTATCTCCGGAG AACGTTTTTATTACTTCGGCTGGTTCCTGGAAGCTTGCCGGATTTGGCTTTGCTATTTCACAAGCACAGGATGGGAATTTGGATAACTTGCAATCATTCCACTACTCT GAATATGATGTTGAGGACTCAATCCTGCCACTCCAACCATCTTTAAATTATACTGCACCTGAATTGGTGCGGAGCAAAACTTCTTCGGCTGGAGTTTCTTCAGATATTTTTAGTTTCGGATGCCTCACTTATCATTTAGTGGCACGGAAACCATTGTTTGATTGTCATAACAATGTCAAGATG TACATGAACACATTGAACTATTTAACAAATGAAACTTTCTCATCTATACCCTCGGACTTGGTATCTGATTTACAACGGATGCTATCAATGAACGAGTCATATAGACCAACAGCTTTAGATTTCACAG GATCTAGTTTTTTCCGAAGCGACACTAGGTTGCGTGCCCTCCGTTTCCTTGATCATATGCTT GAGAGAGACAACATGCAGAAGTCTGAGTTCTTAAAAGCATTATCAGATATGTGGAAAGACTTTGATTCTCGTGTATTACGGTATAAG GTGCTTCCTCCTCTTTGTGCTGAACTTAGGAATTTGGTTATGCAACCAGTGATTCTTCCCATGGTTCTAACTATAGCAGAGTCTCAG GATAAAAATGACTTTGAGTTGACAACGCTCCCAGCCCTTGTTCCTGTCTTAAGTACTGCTACGGGTGATACATTACTGTTGCTTATAAAGCGTGCAGAGCTAATTATTAACAAG ACTAATGCAGAGCATCTTGTATCACATGTCCTCCCTTTGCTTCTCCGAGCCTACAATGATAATGATGTCCGGATACAGGAGGAAGTTCTGAAAAGATCTACATCTGTTGCTAAACAACTCGATGGTCAG GTTGTAAGGCAAGCAATTTTGCCTCGTGTTCATGGCTTGGCTCTCAAAACCACAGTTGCTGCC GTCAGAGTAAATGCTTTGCTTTGCTTAGCAGAGCTGGTTCAAACACTTGATAAACTCGCTGTTACTGAAATTCTGCAAACAATTCAACGCTGTACTGCTGTTGATCGTTCTGCACCGACCCTTATGTGTACTCTTGCAATCGCAAACGCAATTCTCAAGCAG TATGGAGTTGAATTCACTTCAGAACACGTACTTCCCCTGATTATACCACTTCTCACTGCCCAACAATTGAATGTCCAACAGTTTGCCAAATATATTCTATTTGTCAAAGATATTCTCAG gaaaatagaggaaaaaagaGGAGTTACCGTAAATGATTCTGGAGTCCCAGAAGTAAAACCAGGCTGTGTGGCGGATGGGCTTCAGTTTCAAacaccaaccaaaaaaactgaaaaggtTGCTTCTGCAGCAAAGAACAGTCCAGCATGGGATGAAGATTGGGCCCTCCCGACCAAAATTTCTGCTCCAAGAGATCCTGGACCCGCAAACTCTCCTCAGTTTAACAATTCTACAGTTCAGTCACAGTCATCGAACCGGACATCAGTACCAACAACATGCCCTGCAGTTGACCTAGAGTGGCCTCCAAGACAATCTTTCAATGCCACTGCTCAGCCAGCTAATGATGAGACTCGGATAAACGCAGCAGGAACACCAACAACTCCGAGTTTTGATGAACTAGACCCTTTTGCTAACTGGCCACCACGGCCCAACAGTGCTTCCACTGCCTCTGGCGGTTTCCATAACAGTACTACCACTCAACCTCCAATCAACAACAGCGGTTCTGGTTTGAGAAACAATTTAACAGACGGTAGGCAGTTTCAGACAACTAACAACGACTTCTGGGCCTTTG AATCAGAACCAAGGAATGCCGTCTTTTGGAAGCAGTTCATATGGTAA
- a CDS encoding kinase family with ARM repeat domain-containing protein codes for MSLLEVKHGLLQIAETLNFLHNNAHLIHRAVSPENVFITSAGSWKLAGFGFAISQAQDGNLDNLQSFHYSEYDVEDSILPLQPSLNYTAPELVRSKTSSAGVSSDIFSFGCLTYHLVARKPLFDCHNNVKMYMNTLNYLTNETFSSIPSDLVSDLQRMLSMNESYRPTALDFTGSSFFRSDTRLRALRFLDHMLERDNMQKSEFLKALSDMWKDFDSRVLRYKVLPPLCAELRNLVMQPVILPMVLTIAESQDKNDFELTTLPALVPVLSTATGDTLLLLIKRAELIINKTNAEHLVSHVLPLLLRAYNDNDVRIQEEVLKRSTSVAKQLDGQVVRQAILPRVHGLALKTTVAAVRVNALLCLAELVQTLDKLAVTEILQTIQRCTAVDRSAPTLMCTLAIANAILKQYGVEFTSEHVLPLIIPLLTAQQLNVQQFAKYILFVKDILRKIEEKRGVTVNDSGVPEVKPGCVADGLQFQTPTKKTEKVASAAKNSPAWDEDWALPTKISAPRDPGPANSPQFNNSTVQSQSSNRTSVPTTCPAVDLEWPPRQSFNATAQPANDETRINAAGTPTTPSFDELDPFANWPPRPNSASTASGGFHNSTTTQPPINNSGSGLRNNLTDGRQFQTTNNDFWAFGNASLSSMKSQQETSGIRASNADPLTSFGIQNQNQGMPSFGSSSYGNQKPQADISSIFSSSRTEQSAMKLAPPPSIAVGRGRGRGRSGTSISKPNGSKQQQTEQPSLLDLL; via the exons ATGAGCTTGTTGGAGGTGAAGCATGGTCTTCTCCAAATTGCAGAGACATTGAACTTTCTTCATAATAACGCCCATCTTATTCATCGTGCTGTATCTCCGGAG AACGTTTTTATTACTTCGGCTGGTTCCTGGAAGCTTGCCGGATTTGGCTTTGCTATTTCACAAGCACAGGATGGGAATTTGGATAACTTGCAATCATTCCACTACTCT GAATATGATGTTGAGGACTCAATCCTGCCACTCCAACCATCTTTAAATTATACTGCACCTGAATTGGTGCGGAGCAAAACTTCTTCGGCTGGAGTTTCTTCAGATATTTTTAGTTTCGGATGCCTCACTTATCATTTAGTGGCACGGAAACCATTGTTTGATTGTCATAACAATGTCAAGATG TACATGAACACATTGAACTATTTAACAAATGAAACTTTCTCATCTATACCCTCGGACTTGGTATCTGATTTACAACGGATGCTATCAATGAACGAGTCATATAGACCAACAGCTTTAGATTTCACAG GATCTAGTTTTTTCCGAAGCGACACTAGGTTGCGTGCCCTCCGTTTCCTTGATCATATGCTT GAGAGAGACAACATGCAGAAGTCTGAGTTCTTAAAAGCATTATCAGATATGTGGAAAGACTTTGATTCTCGTGTATTACGGTATAAG GTGCTTCCTCCTCTTTGTGCTGAACTTAGGAATTTGGTTATGCAACCAGTGATTCTTCCCATGGTTCTAACTATAGCAGAGTCTCAG GATAAAAATGACTTTGAGTTGACAACGCTCCCAGCCCTTGTTCCTGTCTTAAGTACTGCTACGGGTGATACATTACTGTTGCTTATAAAGCGTGCAGAGCTAATTATTAACAAG ACTAATGCAGAGCATCTTGTATCACATGTCCTCCCTTTGCTTCTCCGAGCCTACAATGATAATGATGTCCGGATACAGGAGGAAGTTCTGAAAAGATCTACATCTGTTGCTAAACAACTCGATGGTCAG GTTGTAAGGCAAGCAATTTTGCCTCGTGTTCATGGCTTGGCTCTCAAAACCACAGTTGCTGCC GTCAGAGTAAATGCTTTGCTTTGCTTAGCAGAGCTGGTTCAAACACTTGATAAACTCGCTGTTACTGAAATTCTGCAAACAATTCAACGCTGTACTGCTGTTGATCGTTCTGCACCGACCCTTATGTGTACTCTTGCAATCGCAAACGCAATTCTCAAGCAG TATGGAGTTGAATTCACTTCAGAACACGTACTTCCCCTGATTATACCACTTCTCACTGCCCAACAATTGAATGTCCAACAGTTTGCCAAATATATTCTATTTGTCAAAGATATTCTCAG gaaaatagaggaaaaaagaGGAGTTACCGTAAATGATTCTGGAGTCCCAGAAGTAAAACCAGGCTGTGTGGCGGATGGGCTTCAGTTTCAAacaccaaccaaaaaaactgaaaaggtTGCTTCTGCAGCAAAGAACAGTCCAGCATGGGATGAAGATTGGGCCCTCCCGACCAAAATTTCTGCTCCAAGAGATCCTGGACCCGCAAACTCTCCTCAGTTTAACAATTCTACAGTTCAGTCACAGTCATCGAACCGGACATCAGTACCAACAACATGCCCTGCAGTTGACCTAGAGTGGCCTCCAAGACAATCTTTCAATGCCACTGCTCAGCCAGCTAATGATGAGACTCGGATAAACGCAGCAGGAACACCAACAACTCCGAGTTTTGATGAACTAGACCCTTTTGCTAACTGGCCACCACGGCCCAACAGTGCTTCCACTGCCTCTGGCGGTTTCCATAACAGTACTACCACTCAACCTCCAATCAACAACAGCGGTTCTGGTTTGAGAAACAATTTAACAGACGGTAGGCAGTTTCAGACAACTAACAACGACTTCTGGGCCTTTGGTAATGCCTCCCTCTCTTCTATGAAATCACAGCAAGAGACTTCGGGTATCAGGGCAAGTAACGCAGATCCTTTGACCTCTTTTGGGATTCAGAATCAGAACCAAGGAATGCCGTCTTTTGGAAGCAGTTCATATGGTAACCAGAAGCCGCAAGCAGACATCAGCTCCATATTCAGTTCAAGCAGAACAGAGCAATCTGCGATGAAACTCGCACCACCGCCTTCAATAGCTGTGGGAAGAGGAAGGGGAAGGGGTAGAAGTGGGACATCTATCTCTAAGCCAAATGGTTCAAAGCAGCAACAAACCGAACAGCCATCTTTGTTAGATCTATTGTGA
- a CDS encoding kinase family with ARM repeat domain-containing protein: MGIWITCNHSTTLWEYDVEDSILPLQPSLNYTAPELVRSKTSSAGVSSDIFSFGCLTYHLVARKPLFDCHNNVKMYMNTLNYLTNETFSSIPSDLVSDLQRMLSMNESYRPTALDFTGSSFFRSDTRLRALRFLDHMLERDNMQKSEFLKALSDMWKDFDSRVLRYKVLPPLCAELRNLVMQPVILPMVLTIAESQDKNDFELTTLPALVPVLSTATGDTLLLLIKRAELIINKTNAEHLVSHVLPLLLRAYNDNDVRIQEEVLKRSTSVAKQLDGQVVRQAILPRVHGLALKTTVAAVRVNALLCLAELVQTLDKLAVTEILQTIQRCTAVDRSAPTLMCTLAIANAILKQYGVEFTSEHVLPLIIPLLTAQQLNVQQFAKYILFVKDILRKIEEKRGVTVNDSGVPEVKPGCVADGLQFQTPTKKTEKVASAAKNSPAWDEDWALPTKISAPRDPGPANSPQFNNSTVQSQSSNRTSVPTTCPAVDLEWPPRQSFNATAQPANDETRINAAGTPTTPSFDELDPFANWPPRPNSASTASGGFHNSTTTQPPINNSGSGLRNNLTDGRQFQTTNNDFWAFGNASLSSMKSQQETSGIRASNADPLTSFGIQNQNQGMPSFGSSSYGNQKPQADISSIFSSSRTEQSAMKLAPPPSIAVGRGRGRGRSGTSISKPNGSKQQQTEQPSLLDLL, from the exons ATGGGAATTTGGATAACTTGCAATCATTCCACTACTCTGTGG GAATATGATGTTGAGGACTCAATCCTGCCACTCCAACCATCTTTAAATTATACTGCACCTGAATTGGTGCGGAGCAAAACTTCTTCGGCTGGAGTTTCTTCAGATATTTTTAGTTTCGGATGCCTCACTTATCATTTAGTGGCACGGAAACCATTGTTTGATTGTCATAACAATGTCAAGATG TACATGAACACATTGAACTATTTAACAAATGAAACTTTCTCATCTATACCCTCGGACTTGGTATCTGATTTACAACGGATGCTATCAATGAACGAGTCATATAGACCAACAGCTTTAGATTTCACAG GATCTAGTTTTTTCCGAAGCGACACTAGGTTGCGTGCCCTCCGTTTCCTTGATCATATGCTT GAGAGAGACAACATGCAGAAGTCTGAGTTCTTAAAAGCATTATCAGATATGTGGAAAGACTTTGATTCTCGTGTATTACGGTATAAG GTGCTTCCTCCTCTTTGTGCTGAACTTAGGAATTTGGTTATGCAACCAGTGATTCTTCCCATGGTTCTAACTATAGCAGAGTCTCAG GATAAAAATGACTTTGAGTTGACAACGCTCCCAGCCCTTGTTCCTGTCTTAAGTACTGCTACGGGTGATACATTACTGTTGCTTATAAAGCGTGCAGAGCTAATTATTAACAAG ACTAATGCAGAGCATCTTGTATCACATGTCCTCCCTTTGCTTCTCCGAGCCTACAATGATAATGATGTCCGGATACAGGAGGAAGTTCTGAAAAGATCTACATCTGTTGCTAAACAACTCGATGGTCAG GTTGTAAGGCAAGCAATTTTGCCTCGTGTTCATGGCTTGGCTCTCAAAACCACAGTTGCTGCC GTCAGAGTAAATGCTTTGCTTTGCTTAGCAGAGCTGGTTCAAACACTTGATAAACTCGCTGTTACTGAAATTCTGCAAACAATTCAACGCTGTACTGCTGTTGATCGTTCTGCACCGACCCTTATGTGTACTCTTGCAATCGCAAACGCAATTCTCAAGCAG TATGGAGTTGAATTCACTTCAGAACACGTACTTCCCCTGATTATACCACTTCTCACTGCCCAACAATTGAATGTCCAACAGTTTGCCAAATATATTCTATTTGTCAAAGATATTCTCAG gaaaatagaggaaaaaagaGGAGTTACCGTAAATGATTCTGGAGTCCCAGAAGTAAAACCAGGCTGTGTGGCGGATGGGCTTCAGTTTCAAacaccaaccaaaaaaactgaaaaggtTGCTTCTGCAGCAAAGAACAGTCCAGCATGGGATGAAGATTGGGCCCTCCCGACCAAAATTTCTGCTCCAAGAGATCCTGGACCCGCAAACTCTCCTCAGTTTAACAATTCTACAGTTCAGTCACAGTCATCGAACCGGACATCAGTACCAACAACATGCCCTGCAGTTGACCTAGAGTGGCCTCCAAGACAATCTTTCAATGCCACTGCTCAGCCAGCTAATGATGAGACTCGGATAAACGCAGCAGGAACACCAACAACTCCGAGTTTTGATGAACTAGACCCTTTTGCTAACTGGCCACCACGGCCCAACAGTGCTTCCACTGCCTCTGGCGGTTTCCATAACAGTACTACCACTCAACCTCCAATCAACAACAGCGGTTCTGGTTTGAGAAACAATTTAACAGACGGTAGGCAGTTTCAGACAACTAACAACGACTTCTGGGCCTTTGGTAATGCCTCCCTCTCTTCTATGAAATCACAGCAAGAGACTTCGGGTATCAGGGCAAGTAACGCAGATCCTTTGACCTCTTTTGGGATTCAGAATCAGAACCAAGGAATGCCGTCTTTTGGAAGCAGTTCATATGGTAACCAGAAGCCGCAAGCAGACATCAGCTCCATATTCAGTTCAAGCAGAACAGAGCAATCTGCGATGAAACTCGCACCACCGCCTTCAATAGCTGTGGGAAGAGGAAGGGGAAGGGGTAGAAGTGGGACATCTATCTCTAAGCCAAATGGTTCAAAGCAGCAACAAACCGAACAGCCATCTTTGTTAGATCTATTGTGA
- a CDS encoding kinase family with ARM repeat domain-containing protein (Protein kinase family protein with ARM repeat domain; FUNCTIONS IN: protein serine/threonine kinase activity, binding, protein kinase activity, kinase activity, ATP binding; INVOLVED IN: protein amino acid phosphorylation; LOCATED IN: cellular_component unknown; EXPRESSED IN: 23 plant structures; EXPRESSED DURING: 13 growth stages; CONTAINS InterPro DOMAIN/s: Protein kinase, catalytic domain (InterPro:IPR000719), Armadillo-like helical (InterPro:IPR011989), Serine/threonine-protein kinase domain (InterPro:IPR002290), Armadillo-type fold (InterPro:IPR016024), Tyrosine-protein kinase, catalytic domain (InterPro:IPR020635), Serine/threonine-protein kinase-like domain (InterPro:IPR017442), Protein kinase-like domain (InterPro:IPR011009); BEST Arabidopsis thaliana protein match is: ARM repeat superfamily protein (TAIR:AT1G71410.1); Has 26365 Blast hits to 24990 proteins in 1293 species: Archae - 12; Bacteria - 3236; Metazoa - 8918; Fungi - 4021; Plants - 3829; Viruses - 24; Other Eukaryotes - 6325 (source: NCBI BLink).), with translation MSINMRTLTQALAKTAAVIEKTVQTTVQEVTGPKPLQDYELLDQIGSGGPGLAWKLYSAKARDSTRPQQYPTVCVWVLDKRALSEARARAGLSKAAEDAFLDLIRADSGKLVRLRHPGVVHVVQALDENKNAMAMVTEPLFASVANALGNVENVDNVPKDLKSMEMSLLEVKHGLLQIAETLNFLHNNAHLIHRAVSPENVFITSAGSWKLAGFGFAISQAQDGNLDNLQSFHYSEYDVEDSILPLQPSLNYTAPELVRSKTSSAGVSSDIFSFGCLTYHLVARKPLFDCHNNVKMYMNTLNYLTNETFSSIPSDLVSDLQRMLSMNESYRPTALDFTGSSFFRSDTRLRALRFLDHMLERDNMQKSEFLKALSDMWKDFDSRVLRYKVLPPLCAELRNLVMQPVILPMVLTIAESQDKNDFELTTLPALVPVLSTATGDTLLLLIKRAELIINKTNAEHLVSHVLPLLLRAYNDNDVRIQEEVLKRSTSVAKQLDGQVVRQAILPRVHGLALKTTVAAVRVNALLCLAELVQTLDKLAVTEILQTIQRCTAVDRSAPTLMCTLAIANAILKQYGVEFTSEHVLPLIIPLLTAQQLNVQQFAKYILFVKDILRKIEEKRGVTVNDSGVPEVKPGCVADGLQFQTPTKKTEKVASAAKNSPAWDEDWALPTKISAPRDPGPANSPQFNNSTVQSQSSNRTSVPTTCPAVDLEWPPRQSFNATAQPANDETRINAAGTPTTPSFDELDPFANWPPRPNSASTASGGFHNSTTTQPPINNSGSGLRNNLTDGRQFQTTNNDFWAFGNASLSSMKSQQETSGIRASNADPLTSFGIQNQNQGMPSFGSSSYGNQKPQADISSIFSSSRTEQSAMKLAPPPSIAVGRGRGRGRSGTSISKPNGSKQQQTEQPSLLDLL, from the exons atgtcgaTTAATATGAGAACGCTAACGCAAGCACTAGCCAAAACGGCTGCAGTGATTGAGAAGACGGTTCAAACCACAGTCCAGGAGGTTACAGGTCCCAAACCTCTACAAGACTACGAGCTTCTCGATCAGATCGGTTCCGGTGGTCCTGGTCTCGCTTGGAAGCTTTACTCCGCCAAGGCACGTGACTCCACGCGGCCTCAGCAGTATCCAACAGTTTGCGTCTGGGTGCTTGATAAGCGCGCTTTATCTGAGGCTCGTGCTAGGGCGGGATTATCTAAAGCTGCTGAAGATGCGTTTCTCGATTTGATTCGTGCTGATTCGGGGAAGCTTGTGCGGTTGAGACATCCCGGTGTGGTTCATGTTGTTCAGGCGCTTGATGAGAATAAGAATGCTATGGCTATGGTTACGGAGCCGCTCTTCGCATCCGTGGCTAATGCGCTTGGGAATGTGGAAAATGTTGATAACGTTCCCAAAGATCTTAAGTCCATG GAGATGAGCTTGTTGGAGGTGAAGCATGGTCTTCTCCAAATTGCAGAGACATTGAACTTTCTTCATAATAACGCCCATCTTATTCATCGTGCTGTATCTCCGGAG AACGTTTTTATTACTTCGGCTGGTTCCTGGAAGCTTGCCGGATTTGGCTTTGCTATTTCACAAGCACAGGATGGGAATTTGGATAACTTGCAATCATTCCACTACTCT GAATATGATGTTGAGGACTCAATCCTGCCACTCCAACCATCTTTAAATTATACTGCACCTGAATTGGTGCGGAGCAAAACTTCTTCGGCTGGAGTTTCTTCAGATATTTTTAGTTTCGGATGCCTCACTTATCATTTAGTGGCACGGAAACCATTGTTTGATTGTCATAACAATGTCAAGATG TACATGAACACATTGAACTATTTAACAAATGAAACTTTCTCATCTATACCCTCGGACTTGGTATCTGATTTACAACGGATGCTATCAATGAACGAGTCATATAGACCAACAGCTTTAGATTTCACAG GATCTAGTTTTTTCCGAAGCGACACTAGGTTGCGTGCCCTCCGTTTCCTTGATCATATGCTT GAGAGAGACAACATGCAGAAGTCTGAGTTCTTAAAAGCATTATCAGATATGTGGAAAGACTTTGATTCTCGTGTATTACGGTATAAG GTGCTTCCTCCTCTTTGTGCTGAACTTAGGAATTTGGTTATGCAACCAGTGATTCTTCCCATGGTTCTAACTATAGCAGAGTCTCAG GATAAAAATGACTTTGAGTTGACAACGCTCCCAGCCCTTGTTCCTGTCTTAAGTACTGCTACGGGTGATACATTACTGTTGCTTATAAAGCGTGCAGAGCTAATTATTAACAAG ACTAATGCAGAGCATCTTGTATCACATGTCCTCCCTTTGCTTCTCCGAGCCTACAATGATAATGATGTCCGGATACAGGAGGAAGTTCTGAAAAGATCTACATCTGTTGCTAAACAACTCGATGGTCAG GTTGTAAGGCAAGCAATTTTGCCTCGTGTTCATGGCTTGGCTCTCAAAACCACAGTTGCTGCC GTCAGAGTAAATGCTTTGCTTTGCTTAGCAGAGCTGGTTCAAACACTTGATAAACTCGCTGTTACTGAAATTCTGCAAACAATTCAACGCTGTACTGCTGTTGATCGTTCTGCACCGACCCTTATGTGTACTCTTGCAATCGCAAACGCAATTCTCAAGCAG TATGGAGTTGAATTCACTTCAGAACACGTACTTCCCCTGATTATACCACTTCTCACTGCCCAACAATTGAATGTCCAACAGTTTGCCAAATATATTCTATTTGTCAAAGATATTCTCAG gaaaatagaggaaaaaagaGGAGTTACCGTAAATGATTCTGGAGTCCCAGAAGTAAAACCAGGCTGTGTGGCGGATGGGCTTCAGTTTCAAacaccaaccaaaaaaactgaaaaggtTGCTTCTGCAGCAAAGAACAGTCCAGCATGGGATGAAGATTGGGCCCTCCCGACCAAAATTTCTGCTCCAAGAGATCCTGGACCCGCAAACTCTCCTCAGTTTAACAATTCTACAGTTCAGTCACAGTCATCGAACCGGACATCAGTACCAACAACATGCCCTGCAGTTGACCTAGAGTGGCCTCCAAGACAATCTTTCAATGCCACTGCTCAGCCAGCTAATGATGAGACTCGGATAAACGCAGCAGGAACACCAACAACTCCGAGTTTTGATGAACTAGACCCTTTTGCTAACTGGCCACCACGGCCCAACAGTGCTTCCACTGCCTCTGGCGGTTTCCATAACAGTACTACCACTCAACCTCCAATCAACAACAGCGGTTCTGGTTTGAGAAACAATTTAACAGACGGTAGGCAGTTTCAGACAACTAACAACGACTTCTGGGCCTTTGGTAATGCCTCCCTCTCTTCTATGAAATCACAGCAAGAGACTTCGGGTATCAGGGCAAGTAACGCAGATCCTTTGACCTCTTTTGGGATTCAGAATCAGAACCAAGGAATGCCGTCTTTTGGAAGCAGTTCATATGGTAACCAGAAGCCGCAAGCAGACATCAGCTCCATATTCAGTTCAAGCAGAACAGAGCAATCTGCGATGAAACTCGCACCACCGCCTTCAATAGCTGTGGGAAGAGGAAGGGGAAGGGGTAGAAGTGGGACATCTATCTCTAAGCCAAATGGTTCAAAGCAGCAACAAACCGAACAGCCATCTTTGTTAGATCTATTGTGA